One Globicephala melas chromosome 4, mGloMel1.2, whole genome shotgun sequence genomic window carries:
- the ECE2 gene encoding endothelin-converting enzyme 2 isoform X5, producing MSVALQEMSGGGNVGFRKRTRHLLGSHTQLELVLAGVSLLLAAVLLGCLVALWVQYHRDPSHSTCLTEACIRVAGKILESLDRGVSPCEDFYQFSCGGWIRRNPLPDGRSRWNTFNSLWDQNQAILKHLLENTTFNSSSEAERKTQRFYLSCLQVERIEELGAQPLRDLIDKIGGWNITGPWDQDNFMEVLKAVAGTYRATPFFTVYISADSKSSNSNVIQVDQSGLFLPSRDYYLNRTANEKVLTAYLDYMEELGMLLGGHPASTREQMQQVLELEIQLANITVPQDQRRDEEKIYHKMSIAELQALAPSMDWLEFLSFLLSPLELGDSEPVVVYGTDYLQQVSELINRTEPSVLNNYLIWNLVQKTTSSLDRRFESAQEKLLETLYGTKKSCTPRWQTCISNTDDALGFALGSLFVKATFDRQSKEIAEGMISEIRTAFEEALGQLVWMDEKTRQAAKEKADAIYDMIGFPDFILEPKELDDVYDGYEVSEDSFFQNMLNLYNFSAKVMADQLRKPPSRDQWSMTPQTVNAYYLPTKNEIVFPAGILQAPFYARNHPKALNFGGIGVVMGHELTHAFDDQGREYDKEGNLRPWWQNESLAAFRNHTACMEEQYSQYQVNGEKLNGRQTLGENIADNGGLKAAYNAYKAWLRKHGEEQQLPAVGLTNHQLFFVGFAQVWCSVRTPESSHEGLVTDPHSPARFRVLGTLANSRDFLRHFGCPVGSPMNSGLLCEVW from the exons ATGAGCGTCGCGCTGCAGGAGATGAGCGGCGGCGGCAAC GTGGGATTCCGGAAGAGGACAAGACACCTCTTGGGCTCGCACACCCAGCTGGAGCTGGTCTTGGCTGGTGTCTCTCTACTGCTGGCTGCAGTGCTTCTGGGTTGCTTGGTGGCCCTGTGGGTCCAGTACCACAGAG ACCCATCCCACAGCACTTGCCTCACGGAGGCCTGCATTCGAGTGGCTGGAAAAATCTTGGAGTCCCTGGACCGTGGGGTGAGCCCCTGTGAAGACTTTTACCAGTTCTCCTGTGGAGGCTGGATTCGGAGAAACCCTCTGCCTGATGGGCGTTCTCGCTGGAACACCTTCAACAGCCTCTGGGACCAGAACCAGGCCATACTGAAGCACCTGCTCG AAAACACCACCTTCAACTCCAGCAGTGAAGCTGAGCGGAAGACACAGCGCTTCTACCTCTCCTGCCTACAGGTGGAGCGCATTGAAGAGCTGGGAGCCCAGCCGCTGCGAGACCTCATTGACAAG ATTGGTGGTTGGAACATTACGGGGCCCTGGGACCAGGACAACTTCATGGAGGTGCTGAAGGCAGTAGCAGGGACCTACAGGGCCACCCCCTTCTTCACTGTCTACATCAGTGCCGACTCTAAGAGTTCCAACAGCAATGTTATCCAG GTGGACCAGTCTGGGCTCTTTCTGCCCTCTCGAGATTACTACCTAAACAGGACTGCCAATGAGAAA GTGCTTACCGCCTACCTGGACTACATGGAGGAGCTGGGGATGCTGCTAGGAGGACATCCAGCCTCCACGCGAGAGCAGATGCAGCAGGTGCTGGAGCTGGAGATACAACTGGCCAACATCACGGTGCCCCAGGACCAGCGGCGGGATGAGGAGAAGATCTACCACAAGATGAGCATCGCAGAGCTGCAG GCCCTGGCGCCCTCCATGGACTGGCTGGAGTTCCTGTCCTTCTTGCTGTCGCCGCTGGAGCTGGGTGATTCTGAGCCTGTGGTGGTGTATGGGACGGATTATTTGCAGCAGGTGTCAGAGCTCATCAACCGCACAGAGCCAAG TGTCCTGAACAATTACCTGATCTGGAACCTGGTACAGAAGACAACATCAAGCCTGGACCGCCGCTTTGAGTCTGCACAAGAGAAGCTGCTGGAGACCCTCTATGGCACCAAGAAG TCCTGCACACCAAGGTGGCAGACCTGCATCTCCAACACGGACGACGCCCTTGGCTTCGCTCTGGGCTCCCTCTTTGTGAAGGCCACGTTTGACCGGCAGAGTAAGGAAATT GCAGAGGGGATGATCAGCGAGATCCGGACTGCCTTTGAGGAGGCCCTGGGACAGTTGGTTTGGATGGATGAGAAGACCCGCCAGGCAGCCAAGGAGAAA GCAGATGCCATCTATGATATGATTGGTTTCCCAGACTTCATCCTGGAGCCCAAAGAGCTGGATGATGTTTATGATGGG TATGAAGTGTCTGAAGATTCCTTCTTCCAGAACATGTTGAATTTGTACAACTTCTCTGCTAAGGTGATGGCTGACCAGCTCCGCAAGCCTCCCAGCCGGGACCA gtgGAGCATGACCCCCCAGACAGTGAATGCCTACTACCTTCCAACCAAGAATGAAATCGTCTTCCCTGCCGGCATCCTGCAGGCCCCCTTCTACGCCCGCAACCACCCCAA GGCCCTGAACTTTGGTGGCATCGGCGTGGTGATGGGCCACGAGTTGACACATGCCTTTGATGACCAAG GGCGCGAGTATGACAAGGAAGGGAACCTGCGGCCATGGTGGCAGAATGAGTCGCTGGCAGCCTTCCGGAATCACACGGCCTGCATGGAGGAGCAGTATAGCCAGTACCAGGTCAACGGGGAGAAGCTCAACGGCCGCCAGACGCTGGGGGAGAACATTGCTGACAACGGAGGGCTTAAGGCTGCCTACAAC GCTTACAAAGCATGGCTAAGAAAGCATGGGGAGGAGCAGCAGCTACCAGCCGTGGGGCTCACCAACCACCAGCTCTTCTTTGTGGGATTTGCCCAG GTGTGGTGCTCGGTCCGCACACCCGAGAGCTCTCACGAGGGGCTGGTGACGGACCCCCACAGCCCTGCCCGCTTCCGCGTGCTGGGCACGCTCGCCAACTCCCGTGACTTCCTGCGGCACTTCGGCTGCCCTGTTGGCTCCCCCATGAACTCAGGGCTGCTTTGTGAGGTGTGGTAG
- the ECE2 gene encoding endothelin-converting enzyme 2 isoform X3 — MSVALQEMSGGGNMVEYKRATLRDEDAPETPVEGGASPDAVEVGFRKRTRHLLGSHTQLELVLAGVSLLLAAVLLGCLVALWVQYHRDPSHSTCLTEACIRVAGKILESLDRGVSPCEDFYQFSCGGWIRRNPLPDGRSRWNTFNSLWDQNQAILKHLLENTTFNSSSEAERKTQRFYLSCLQVERIEELGAQPLRDLIDKIGGWNITGPWDQDNFMEVLKAVAGTYRATPFFTVYISADSKSSNSNVIQVDQSGLFLPSRDYYLNRTANEKVLTAYLDYMEELGMLLGGHPASTREQMQQVLELEIQLANITVPQDQRRDEEKIYHKMSIAELQALAPSMDWLEFLSFLLSPLELGDSEPVVVYGTDYLQQVSELINRTEPSVLNNYLIWNLVQKTTSSLDRRFESAQEKLLETLYGTKKSCTPRWQTCISNTDDALGFALGSLFVKATFDRQSKEIAEGMISEIRTAFEEALGQLVWMDEKTRQAAKEKADAIYDMIGFPDFILEPKELDDVYDGYEVSEDSFFQNMLNLYNFSAKVMADQLRKPPSRDQWSMTPQTVNAYYLPTKNEIVFPAGILQAPFYARNHPKALNFGGIGVVMGHELTHAFDDQGREYDKEGNLRPWWQNESLAAFRNHTACMEEQYSQYQVNGEKLNGRQTLGENIADNGGLKAAYNAYKAWLRKHGEEQQLPAVGLTNHQLFFVGFAQVWCSVRTPESSHEGLVTDPHSPARFRVLGTLANSRDFLRHFGCPVGSPMNSGLLCEVW; from the exons ATGAGCGTCGCGCTGCAGGAGATGAGCGGCGGCGGCAAC ATGGTGGAGTACAAACGCGCCACGCTGCGGGATGAAGACGCACCCGAGACCCCCGTAGAGGGCGGGGCCTCCCCGGACGCCGTGGAG GTGGGATTCCGGAAGAGGACAAGACACCTCTTGGGCTCGCACACCCAGCTGGAGCTGGTCTTGGCTGGTGTCTCTCTACTGCTGGCTGCAGTGCTTCTGGGTTGCTTGGTGGCCCTGTGGGTCCAGTACCACAGAG ACCCATCCCACAGCACTTGCCTCACGGAGGCCTGCATTCGAGTGGCTGGAAAAATCTTGGAGTCCCTGGACCGTGGGGTGAGCCCCTGTGAAGACTTTTACCAGTTCTCCTGTGGAGGCTGGATTCGGAGAAACCCTCTGCCTGATGGGCGTTCTCGCTGGAACACCTTCAACAGCCTCTGGGACCAGAACCAGGCCATACTGAAGCACCTGCTCG AAAACACCACCTTCAACTCCAGCAGTGAAGCTGAGCGGAAGACACAGCGCTTCTACCTCTCCTGCCTACAGGTGGAGCGCATTGAAGAGCTGGGAGCCCAGCCGCTGCGAGACCTCATTGACAAG ATTGGTGGTTGGAACATTACGGGGCCCTGGGACCAGGACAACTTCATGGAGGTGCTGAAGGCAGTAGCAGGGACCTACAGGGCCACCCCCTTCTTCACTGTCTACATCAGTGCCGACTCTAAGAGTTCCAACAGCAATGTTATCCAG GTGGACCAGTCTGGGCTCTTTCTGCCCTCTCGAGATTACTACCTAAACAGGACTGCCAATGAGAAA GTGCTTACCGCCTACCTGGACTACATGGAGGAGCTGGGGATGCTGCTAGGAGGACATCCAGCCTCCACGCGAGAGCAGATGCAGCAGGTGCTGGAGCTGGAGATACAACTGGCCAACATCACGGTGCCCCAGGACCAGCGGCGGGATGAGGAGAAGATCTACCACAAGATGAGCATCGCAGAGCTGCAG GCCCTGGCGCCCTCCATGGACTGGCTGGAGTTCCTGTCCTTCTTGCTGTCGCCGCTGGAGCTGGGTGATTCTGAGCCTGTGGTGGTGTATGGGACGGATTATTTGCAGCAGGTGTCAGAGCTCATCAACCGCACAGAGCCAAG TGTCCTGAACAATTACCTGATCTGGAACCTGGTACAGAAGACAACATCAAGCCTGGACCGCCGCTTTGAGTCTGCACAAGAGAAGCTGCTGGAGACCCTCTATGGCACCAAGAAG TCCTGCACACCAAGGTGGCAGACCTGCATCTCCAACACGGACGACGCCCTTGGCTTCGCTCTGGGCTCCCTCTTTGTGAAGGCCACGTTTGACCGGCAGAGTAAGGAAATT GCAGAGGGGATGATCAGCGAGATCCGGACTGCCTTTGAGGAGGCCCTGGGACAGTTGGTTTGGATGGATGAGAAGACCCGCCAGGCAGCCAAGGAGAAA GCAGATGCCATCTATGATATGATTGGTTTCCCAGACTTCATCCTGGAGCCCAAAGAGCTGGATGATGTTTATGATGGG TATGAAGTGTCTGAAGATTCCTTCTTCCAGAACATGTTGAATTTGTACAACTTCTCTGCTAAGGTGATGGCTGACCAGCTCCGCAAGCCTCCCAGCCGGGACCA gtgGAGCATGACCCCCCAGACAGTGAATGCCTACTACCTTCCAACCAAGAATGAAATCGTCTTCCCTGCCGGCATCCTGCAGGCCCCCTTCTACGCCCGCAACCACCCCAA GGCCCTGAACTTTGGTGGCATCGGCGTGGTGATGGGCCACGAGTTGACACATGCCTTTGATGACCAAG GGCGCGAGTATGACAAGGAAGGGAACCTGCGGCCATGGTGGCAGAATGAGTCGCTGGCAGCCTTCCGGAATCACACGGCCTGCATGGAGGAGCAGTATAGCCAGTACCAGGTCAACGGGGAGAAGCTCAACGGCCGCCAGACGCTGGGGGAGAACATTGCTGACAACGGAGGGCTTAAGGCTGCCTACAAC GCTTACAAAGCATGGCTAAGAAAGCATGGGGAGGAGCAGCAGCTACCAGCCGTGGGGCTCACCAACCACCAGCTCTTCTTTGTGGGATTTGCCCAG GTGTGGTGCTCGGTCCGCACACCCGAGAGCTCTCACGAGGGGCTGGTGACGGACCCCCACAGCCCTGCCCGCTTCCGCGTGCTGGGCACGCTCGCCAACTCCCGTGACTTCCTGCGGCACTTCGGCTGCCCTGTTGGCTCCCCCATGAACTCAGGGCTGCTTTGTGAGGTGTGGTAG
- the ECE2 gene encoding endothelin-converting enzyme 2 isoform X4, giving the protein MWVTSSVLLCMCWLKRGSADSWGKTFSMRAQFLKGGIPEEDKTPLGLAHPAGAGLGWCLSTAGCSASGLLGGPVGPVPQSTCLTEACIRVAGKILESLDRGVSPCEDFYQFSCGGWIRRNPLPDGRSRWNTFNSLWDQNQAILKHLLENTTFNSSSEAERKTQRFYLSCLQVERIEELGAQPLRDLIDKIGGWNITGPWDQDNFMEVLKAVAGTYRATPFFTVYISADSKSSNSNVIQVDQSGLFLPSRDYYLNRTANEKVLTAYLDYMEELGMLLGGHPASTREQMQQVLELEIQLANITVPQDQRRDEEKIYHKMSIAELQALAPSMDWLEFLSFLLSPLELGDSEPVVVYGTDYLQQVSELINRTEPSVLNNYLIWNLVQKTTSSLDRRFESAQEKLLETLYGTKKSCTPRWQTCISNTDDALGFALGSLFVKATFDRQSKEIAEGMISEIRTAFEEALGQLVWMDEKTRQAAKEKADAIYDMIGFPDFILEPKELDDVYDGYEVSEDSFFQNMLNLYNFSAKVMADQLRKPPSRDQWSMTPQTVNAYYLPTKNEIVFPAGILQAPFYARNHPKALNFGGIGVVMGHELTHAFDDQGREYDKEGNLRPWWQNESLAAFRNHTACMEEQYSQYQVNGEKLNGRQTLGENIADNGGLKAAYNAYKAWLRKHGEEQQLPAVGLTNHQLFFVGFAQVWCSVRTPESSHEGLVTDPHSPARFRVLGTLANSRDFLRHFGCPVGSPMNSGLLCEVW; this is encoded by the exons ATGTGGGTCACCTCCTCCGTGCTGCTCTGTATGTGCTGGCTGAAGAGGGGCAGTGCGGACAGCTGGGGGAAGACGTTCTCCATGAGAGCACAATTTCTCAAAG GTGGGATTCCGGAAGAGGACAAGACACCTCTTGGGCTCGCACACCCAGCTGGAGCTGGTCTTGGCTGGTGTCTCTCTACTGCTGGCTGCAGTGCTTCTGGGTTGCTTGGTGGCCCTGTGGGTCCAGTACCACAGAG CACTTGCCTCACGGAGGCCTGCATTCGAGTGGCTGGAAAAATCTTGGAGTCCCTGGACCGTGGGGTGAGCCCCTGTGAAGACTTTTACCAGTTCTCCTGTGGAGGCTGGATTCGGAGAAACCCTCTGCCTGATGGGCGTTCTCGCTGGAACACCTTCAACAGCCTCTGGGACCAGAACCAGGCCATACTGAAGCACCTGCTCG AAAACACCACCTTCAACTCCAGCAGTGAAGCTGAGCGGAAGACACAGCGCTTCTACCTCTCCTGCCTACAGGTGGAGCGCATTGAAGAGCTGGGAGCCCAGCCGCTGCGAGACCTCATTGACAAG ATTGGTGGTTGGAACATTACGGGGCCCTGGGACCAGGACAACTTCATGGAGGTGCTGAAGGCAGTAGCAGGGACCTACAGGGCCACCCCCTTCTTCACTGTCTACATCAGTGCCGACTCTAAGAGTTCCAACAGCAATGTTATCCAG GTGGACCAGTCTGGGCTCTTTCTGCCCTCTCGAGATTACTACCTAAACAGGACTGCCAATGAGAAA GTGCTTACCGCCTACCTGGACTACATGGAGGAGCTGGGGATGCTGCTAGGAGGACATCCAGCCTCCACGCGAGAGCAGATGCAGCAGGTGCTGGAGCTGGAGATACAACTGGCCAACATCACGGTGCCCCAGGACCAGCGGCGGGATGAGGAGAAGATCTACCACAAGATGAGCATCGCAGAGCTGCAG GCCCTGGCGCCCTCCATGGACTGGCTGGAGTTCCTGTCCTTCTTGCTGTCGCCGCTGGAGCTGGGTGATTCTGAGCCTGTGGTGGTGTATGGGACGGATTATTTGCAGCAGGTGTCAGAGCTCATCAACCGCACAGAGCCAAG TGTCCTGAACAATTACCTGATCTGGAACCTGGTACAGAAGACAACATCAAGCCTGGACCGCCGCTTTGAGTCTGCACAAGAGAAGCTGCTGGAGACCCTCTATGGCACCAAGAAG TCCTGCACACCAAGGTGGCAGACCTGCATCTCCAACACGGACGACGCCCTTGGCTTCGCTCTGGGCTCCCTCTTTGTGAAGGCCACGTTTGACCGGCAGAGTAAGGAAATT GCAGAGGGGATGATCAGCGAGATCCGGACTGCCTTTGAGGAGGCCCTGGGACAGTTGGTTTGGATGGATGAGAAGACCCGCCAGGCAGCCAAGGAGAAA GCAGATGCCATCTATGATATGATTGGTTTCCCAGACTTCATCCTGGAGCCCAAAGAGCTGGATGATGTTTATGATGGG TATGAAGTGTCTGAAGATTCCTTCTTCCAGAACATGTTGAATTTGTACAACTTCTCTGCTAAGGTGATGGCTGACCAGCTCCGCAAGCCTCCCAGCCGGGACCA gtgGAGCATGACCCCCCAGACAGTGAATGCCTACTACCTTCCAACCAAGAATGAAATCGTCTTCCCTGCCGGCATCCTGCAGGCCCCCTTCTACGCCCGCAACCACCCCAA GGCCCTGAACTTTGGTGGCATCGGCGTGGTGATGGGCCACGAGTTGACACATGCCTTTGATGACCAAG GGCGCGAGTATGACAAGGAAGGGAACCTGCGGCCATGGTGGCAGAATGAGTCGCTGGCAGCCTTCCGGAATCACACGGCCTGCATGGAGGAGCAGTATAGCCAGTACCAGGTCAACGGGGAGAAGCTCAACGGCCGCCAGACGCTGGGGGAGAACATTGCTGACAACGGAGGGCTTAAGGCTGCCTACAAC GCTTACAAAGCATGGCTAAGAAAGCATGGGGAGGAGCAGCAGCTACCAGCCGTGGGGCTCACCAACCACCAGCTCTTCTTTGTGGGATTTGCCCAG GTGTGGTGCTCGGTCCGCACACCCGAGAGCTCTCACGAGGGGCTGGTGACGGACCCCCACAGCCCTGCCCGCTTCCGCGTGCTGGGCACGCTCGCCAACTCCCGTGACTTCCTGCGGCACTTCGGCTGCCCTGTTGGCTCCCCCATGAACTCAGGGCTGCTTTGTGAGGTGTGGTAG
- the ECE2 gene encoding endothelin-converting enzyme 2 isoform X2, whose protein sequence is MSVALQEMSGGGNMVEYKRATLRDEDAPETPVEGGASPDAVEVGKGVIPVSPGPRPGMTAGTPGSSGLPWRVTCPHLRSISGLCARTMVGFRKRTRHLLGSHTQLELVLAGVSLLLAAVLLGCLVALWVQYHRDPSHSTCLTEACIRVAGKILESLDRGVSPCEDFYQFSCGGWIRRNPLPDGRSRWNTFNSLWDQNQAILKHLLENTTFNSSSEAERKTQRFYLSCLQVERIEELGAQPLRDLIDKIGGWNITGPWDQDNFMEVLKAVAGTYRATPFFTVYISADSKSSNSNVIQVDQSGLFLPSRDYYLNRTANEKVLTAYLDYMEELGMLLGGHPASTREQMQQVLELEIQLANITVPQDQRRDEEKIYHKMSIAELQALAPSMDWLEFLSFLLSPLELGDSEPVVVYGTDYLQQVSELINRTEPSVLNNYLIWNLVQKTTSSLDRRFESAQEKLLETLYGTKKSCTPRWQTCISNTDDALGFALGSLFVKATFDRQSKEIAEGMISEIRTAFEEALGQLVWMDEKTRQAAKEKADAIYDMIGFPDFILEPKELDDVYDGYEVSEDSFFQNMLNLYNFSAKVMADQLRKPPSRDQALNFGGIGVVMGHELTHAFDDQGREYDKEGNLRPWWQNESLAAFRNHTACMEEQYSQYQVNGEKLNGRQTLGENIADNGGLKAAYNAYKAWLRKHGEEQQLPAVGLTNHQLFFVGFAQVWCSVRTPESSHEGLVTDPHSPARFRVLGTLANSRDFLRHFGCPVGSPMNSGLLCEVW, encoded by the exons ATGAGCGTCGCGCTGCAGGAGATGAGCGGCGGCGGCAAC ATGGTGGAGTACAAACGCGCCACGCTGCGGGATGAAGACGCACCCGAGACCCCCGTAGAGGGCGGGGCCTCCCCGGACGCCGTGGAGGTGGGCAAGGGGGTCATCCCTGTCTCACCAGGCCCCCGCCCTGGCATGACGGCCGGCACACCCGGGAGCTCTGGGTTGCCCTGGAGGGTCACCTGCCCCCACCTCCGATCCATCTCTGGCCTCTGCGCTAGGACTATG GTGGGATTCCGGAAGAGGACAAGACACCTCTTGGGCTCGCACACCCAGCTGGAGCTGGTCTTGGCTGGTGTCTCTCTACTGCTGGCTGCAGTGCTTCTGGGTTGCTTGGTGGCCCTGTGGGTCCAGTACCACAGAG ACCCATCCCACAGCACTTGCCTCACGGAGGCCTGCATTCGAGTGGCTGGAAAAATCTTGGAGTCCCTGGACCGTGGGGTGAGCCCCTGTGAAGACTTTTACCAGTTCTCCTGTGGAGGCTGGATTCGGAGAAACCCTCTGCCTGATGGGCGTTCTCGCTGGAACACCTTCAACAGCCTCTGGGACCAGAACCAGGCCATACTGAAGCACCTGCTCG AAAACACCACCTTCAACTCCAGCAGTGAAGCTGAGCGGAAGACACAGCGCTTCTACCTCTCCTGCCTACAGGTGGAGCGCATTGAAGAGCTGGGAGCCCAGCCGCTGCGAGACCTCATTGACAAG ATTGGTGGTTGGAACATTACGGGGCCCTGGGACCAGGACAACTTCATGGAGGTGCTGAAGGCAGTAGCAGGGACCTACAGGGCCACCCCCTTCTTCACTGTCTACATCAGTGCCGACTCTAAGAGTTCCAACAGCAATGTTATCCAG GTGGACCAGTCTGGGCTCTTTCTGCCCTCTCGAGATTACTACCTAAACAGGACTGCCAATGAGAAA GTGCTTACCGCCTACCTGGACTACATGGAGGAGCTGGGGATGCTGCTAGGAGGACATCCAGCCTCCACGCGAGAGCAGATGCAGCAGGTGCTGGAGCTGGAGATACAACTGGCCAACATCACGGTGCCCCAGGACCAGCGGCGGGATGAGGAGAAGATCTACCACAAGATGAGCATCGCAGAGCTGCAG GCCCTGGCGCCCTCCATGGACTGGCTGGAGTTCCTGTCCTTCTTGCTGTCGCCGCTGGAGCTGGGTGATTCTGAGCCTGTGGTGGTGTATGGGACGGATTATTTGCAGCAGGTGTCAGAGCTCATCAACCGCACAGAGCCAAG TGTCCTGAACAATTACCTGATCTGGAACCTGGTACAGAAGACAACATCAAGCCTGGACCGCCGCTTTGAGTCTGCACAAGAGAAGCTGCTGGAGACCCTCTATGGCACCAAGAAG TCCTGCACACCAAGGTGGCAGACCTGCATCTCCAACACGGACGACGCCCTTGGCTTCGCTCTGGGCTCCCTCTTTGTGAAGGCCACGTTTGACCGGCAGAGTAAGGAAATT GCAGAGGGGATGATCAGCGAGATCCGGACTGCCTTTGAGGAGGCCCTGGGACAGTTGGTTTGGATGGATGAGAAGACCCGCCAGGCAGCCAAGGAGAAA GCAGATGCCATCTATGATATGATTGGTTTCCCAGACTTCATCCTGGAGCCCAAAGAGCTGGATGATGTTTATGATGGG TATGAAGTGTCTGAAGATTCCTTCTTCCAGAACATGTTGAATTTGTACAACTTCTCTGCTAAGGTGATGGCTGACCAGCTCCGCAAGCCTCCCAGCCGGGACCA GGCCCTGAACTTTGGTGGCATCGGCGTGGTGATGGGCCACGAGTTGACACATGCCTTTGATGACCAAG GGCGCGAGTATGACAAGGAAGGGAACCTGCGGCCATGGTGGCAGAATGAGTCGCTGGCAGCCTTCCGGAATCACACGGCCTGCATGGAGGAGCAGTATAGCCAGTACCAGGTCAACGGGGAGAAGCTCAACGGCCGCCAGACGCTGGGGGAGAACATTGCTGACAACGGAGGGCTTAAGGCTGCCTACAAC GCTTACAAAGCATGGCTAAGAAAGCATGGGGAGGAGCAGCAGCTACCAGCCGTGGGGCTCACCAACCACCAGCTCTTCTTTGTGGGATTTGCCCAG GTGTGGTGCTCGGTCCGCACACCCGAGAGCTCTCACGAGGGGCTGGTGACGGACCCCCACAGCCCTGCCCGCTTCCGCGTGCTGGGCACGCTCGCCAACTCCCGTGACTTCCTGCGGCACTTCGGCTGCCCTGTTGGCTCCCCCATGAACTCAGGGCTGCTTTGTGAGGTGTGGTAG